One window of Acropora palmata chromosome 1, jaAcrPala1.3, whole genome shotgun sequence genomic DNA carries:
- the LOC141860259 gene encoding protein FAM219A-like encodes MSKQSNGGFASVPEGGNDSKVITTEDVRLSRLIKPSPLQKRLEEQLQKSRKANSSNGSLKGKTDGISSIKNGTTKHNSNPDERPLFQVESDSDEEVNVTRYSNPPMVSVTHNSKNLADCTQQLLKDGYRLDEVSDEEDLDLIPPRPVDDRCQCCGAVTWESCVIS; translated from the exons ATGTCCAAACAAAGTAACGGAGGTTTTGCATCTGTTCCAGAGGGTGGAAATGATTCTAAG GTGATAACAACCGAAGATGTTCGTCTTTCAAGACTCATAAAGCCTTCGCCGCTGCAGAAGAGGCTAG AGGAGCAACTTCAAAAATCACGGAAGGCAAATAGTTCAAATGGATCTCTTAAAGGCAAAACTGATGG AATTTCTTCCATAAAAAATGGAACCACAAAGCACAACAGCAATCCAGATGAAAGGCCATTGTTTCAGGTAGAATCTGACAG tgATGAAGAAGTGAATGTAACCCGTTATTCCAACCCACCAATGGTGTCTGTCACTCATAATTCCAAG AATCTCGCAGATTGCACGCAGCAGCTGCTGAAAGATGGATACAG GCTGGATGAAGTATCAGATGAAGAAGACTTGGATCTCATACCACCAAGGCCTGTTGATGACAGATGCCAGTGTTGTGGAGCTGTGACATGGGAAAGCTGTGTGATCTCCTGA